In Fusarium fujikuroi IMI 58289 draft genome, chromosome FFUJ_chr02, the genomic stretch CAGGAGAGGATTGAAGGGCATTTTCAGATGGATACTGTATCCTCCTGTGTGCTCATCCTGTGGCCTTGCAATCCTCATTTCGAATCTCATCCCCGAAAACGCCTCGCTTACTATATGGAAAGGGAGGCTGTTACAGCCAAGAAACGGAAACAAAAGGGCGCTGTGGAAAACGCGATGCGAATTATGTCTTGATTTGAGCTTGTAAGATAATATGGTTCTTATTTGGAACTGCTGCTTCGATAGTCTTATTGCTGCCAGGGTGTCTGTTGAGCAGGACGAGGGAATACAGGTACTGTGGGAAGTTGGTCGAGGCCTCCTCCAATGGGCTGCTGGTTGGCTTGCCATCCCATGCCTGTGTTGTGGTTGACAAAGGCGCCGTTTCGGAAGGGGTTGGTTGTACCGGTTGATTGAGGAGCGAGAGCAGCGCCGGCTGTTTGCGGACGCTGTTCTTGGTTTGGCGCTGGCATCGTGGAGTTGCGTGCAAAGGGGTTTGTGCCGGTCGGTGTAGGTTGAAGAGcaggttgttgaggagatggtGATTGGAAAGGTGAGTTTGAAGCTTGGGCGAAAGGAGAAGTGTTTTGCTGTGGTGATGTTCGAGCGAATGGGTTTGTAGATTGGCGGTTTAGAGCAGGTGTagcagatgatggaagacCTGTTTGTTGGGCCATGAGCATAGACTGGCGGAAAGGGTTGGTGCTTCCAGTTTGCATCGGTTGGAGGCCCTGAGGCGATCCGTTCTGAACAGGTTGTTGGATTTGAGGGGCAGCGTTGGGAAAGCTGGCCATTGTATCCTGAGGGATTGGTGCGAGCGAGCTTGGTTGGAAggcttgttgctgaggagtGAAGCCTCCGAAACCAGCCCCGGTGAAGTCGGGCTGTAGTTGGATCTGAGGCTGTTGCATCTGGGATTGCTGCGGTTGCATGAACCCGGtttgctgaggctgctggaATGGACTGTTGGAGGCAAACCCAGTAGGCTGGGCGGTGAAACCGTTCTGCTGAAACGGCATGCCTgtcggctgctgctggaaagcctgctgttgaggctggGGGTTCATGCTCATCGGTGTCTGATTCTGTTCGATAGAGTCAAAGAAGTCGATCAGATCAGGATCGGGACCCTTGTTGGCTTGCGGTTTCGACTCTGGTGCCCTGTTCCCGCTCGACGAGGTCGTGATCTTGGGAAAGGGGTTGTTGGACGCTGGTTCGGGGAAATCggtgctcttcttcttgctgagACCTCCTTGCTTCGAGCTTGAACCTCCACCAATCTTCTTCACATCCTGCTCAGCCAGATATTGTCTTCGGTGAACCTCAAAATCGGGGTCGTGAAGATACTCCTCCAGCTGGCGTCCAAGGTTGACAGGTGcatgcttgagcttgggcACCTCGACCCGAGTGTGGTGTTCGTGCTGACGAGCTACGCTCAGATATTGAACGACGTAGTCTGTTTGCTTTGTGAATTTCCGATAAATGGCCATAGCACGTTCGGCATCCACCTTTGACATCTCGAAAAAGTGACCTAAAGGGGTCGGAATGTTAGTCAAAGTGGCGGGCTGAGACagagggggaggggcaaACATACCGAGAATGCTGATGAGCCCTTGGTTGAGAACCTGAAATAGTGCCAACAGATCCAAGACAAGCAGTCGGAAAACAGTTATGGTGATTTCATTCTCTGGCTCGTTTTCCATCACCTGGGATTGTCAGTTCTCGGGATTGTCTCTCCTGCTATGGTCCCAACTTACGTCGCATTTTAGTAAAGCCTCAATTTGGCTTTGAACAATCTCCGTCTCCCGTAACAATCCTTTTTCAACCGAAAGCTTCTCAAGTCTTGACTCAGAAGCGCGCACCCAAtccgtcttcgtcttctcgtATGCGCGAGCTCTCTCAGCTAGATAGTGGGCATAATGTCGGATATTTCGTCCTTGGATTTGTGCTGCCAATCTGTCAATGCCCATACACAGATATCTTTCGGCCTGCGTGGAACGTACCATCTGTAAAGCTACTAATCGCTAGCACATTGCGATGCGTCGAAAGAAAGGCGAGCGTGACATCAGGAGATCCCTCTCTGATCATCAGGTGAACAGTAATTAGACTTTTGAAGACGACGGTCCATGTTGAATCGCGGAGACGGTATGTGAGAGCGCGAAAGACCTCGCCGACGCCAGCTTCGCCGGAATGGGTAGCTACAAGAATGTGTTCGATGTATTTCGTTTTTGGGGGAGCATTCTATAGCATCCAAGATCAGTACCAAGTTGAATCGTGAGAACCAGCGCCCGTCGAGGAAAATTGGTTGGGCTCATGATTGCCGCTGATATTAGGCTCATCAAGAGCGCGCTGCCAAGACCGCACACGTACCTTGATCTTCGTTGCGCCCTTGACGGACTTTTCGAAGGAGCTTGACATGATTCCAACAGGAGCTCGGGAGCTATATCGAGCTTATAATCGCCGGGCGATGGAGGGACAAAAAGTTCAGACGACGGACGTTGCAACGAGCGACGGGGTACGGtgacagatgatgatggccggGGATCCGGGGGGGGGCTCGATGCGAGGATGACGATAAGAGCTGCTGCAGCAGAAGACGAGCGAGTCGAGCGTGTCGGGTCGCTTCAAAGTGACCAGCGCAAAAAGAGATCTTGAAAGGGTCTTGGACGAAGAAAGAGAGATTGACCGAGAGAGACAACGAGAGAGTGTCCGCATCCGCGCCGGGGGACGTGGACGATTCTGGGGCGTGACAGGACAAGGGGAGGGGTGTGTGCTGTTCGGGTTGGCGTTGACTTGAGGTTGGGCTTTGGTGGTTGTAGGACGAGAAGGTGGAGATTCTGAGAGATGTGGATGATAGAGAGGTACCTGTGCCGCCCAGCGATATTGAGCCGACTCATGATGTACCCTCCAAACTCGTGTCCTCCGGAAAGGTGGTTGACTCCGACACGGGCGGGCGCTACTCTCCCACTGTAATTCCAGGGGACGCTACTGATGTCGTCACCATGGATTCTTTTGTCTTTTCATTTCAGAGGGACTTGATTGCGCCAAGATAGCTCCACTGCAGAGATGGCGATGTTCCATAAGGTTGAATAAATCTGGGGACTTTATTGTCTGAGGGGAATGCAAATTGAGGCATCGTTGGGCATCCAGATAGCACAAACACACTCTGCTTGTGGCGTGTTTGGTTGCTTGTGCGATAATCTCTTCGCTTCTTCACGTCTCACCAAAAACTCATTTCACCTGATACAGCTCTAGACAAGGGACGGCGCATTCACTCTATCAAAAACAGCAGGTCGGGAAGCACCAGATTTGTCATTACAAATAAGATACAaaattcaattcaattcaattcgTAGTACACATATATACGCGAAACCTCACTTGAGGCTCACTCCCCAGTTCCCTCAATCgcaaaaaacaaaaaccTACCTGTCAGAACGGTTCAATTTCTGCAAGCCGAGTTACCCCAGCCGCACGAACCAAACAATCCTCTCTTTCATTCATAAAAAGTCAGAGCTTTTTTCCATCGCGTCCGATGCTTGTAACAAGGTCTGTGTCGAACGCCCATTTCATGGTACCAACCTCACCTCGCCACGAAACCGCTTAAGCTGCCCCGAGAGGCAGAGGGTTTCGAGGTCCGGGGAGGAGGCACTGCATCATATTAAACACGCGgttctcatcatctgcgAGGTAAATGTTAGCAAAATGCAAGTATTTGTGCGTTATGAAGGACTTACGGTTTCTTGAATGAAGAGGGTCAtaaggagaaaagaaaaagaagaagagaggaacgCGATCCGCGCAAAATTTAAAGGTGCCCGTAGTGGGGTGCTTGCCGTGGCTGATCTTCGGCTGTTTGCTCACCTGGCCTTACCTTGTCCATCGTCTGCCACCCTAGACTTTGGCATCGCTGGTTGAGACCGGAGCCAAAAAGATCATAATTAGCGTATTCTGGACAACATTGGGGGCGCTCATGGTATTATGTACTATTTTCATGATGCGTTTAAAAGTCTTCCTCCTAACTGGCCTGGGCTCTAAGGCCCCTAAAAGTACCGATTTCGTCAGGCAATTTTTTCTACTACATTTGGATTGTCTGAACATTTCAATCAATTGCGAATCTTTTAGAAATGCTCAAAATCTCCACGCACTTACAGATCGAACCACATACTATCAAAGGGTGTCATAACAAACCTTCTAGTAGAACACTTTCCGAATCCATGAGGTTGTCGAGATGCCACTTATGTCTACGTAGCTTCCACGTGATCGCCCTAGCACGCCATAGCTACTGATAAGGCACGATAGACCATCGAACTCCTTATCTATGTTGAACATTTGTTTCCTGCATGCAGATCCCTTGCTATTAATATGCCGCCTATACGATCTGGTAGAGCTTCAAAAGCATGTGATCTTTGCCGCAAATACAAAACTCGCTGTTATGCTTCTGGCAGCTCAAATGGAACTTGTTTGCGCTGCAAGACCTTATCTCAACGATGCTCCTTGGACTTTAACGGCCATCGACGCTCGATCTCACCACCCATACGTGAACAAATAGACATTTCACGTGCAGACTCGGCTGTTCGAGTTCGGAGAAGTTCAGTTGACGATAGGTTTGTATAATTGGGAGTACGAGGAGTTATCATTGACAGTTTGTGTAGGTTAGAAAGACTGGAACGAACAGTCAGCGCTTTAGCCGATAAACTTGACTCGAAACTGGATGAAATCGCTGGCTCGTCAAATCAGAATAGATCTACTGTGGTGGGAGTGCCAGTGCCGGCTGCAGAACTCGACCCTGCTCCGGTATTTTTAATACGAGATGCTGCAACCGATGCAGGAGTTCACTCGCCCGAGCAAGCAATTGCACAGACAGGGCCCCAATCAGATGTTATCTCAACAGGACTTGTCTCGCTACAAACAGCCCACTCACTATTAGGACTGTAAGCTACCACTATATTCAGTTAAATAATGAATAGCTGACTTGTTTCAGATTCCATGTTCACTATGGCAGATGGGTCAGATTTCCAGAAGACATCCCAACAGACAGACTCCTCTTACAAGTCCGAAAATCTCCATTACTTCTATGCAGCATCTTCCTGATATCCGTCCGGCACACAAGCCAGAATCTGGCAGATCGGCTCGCTCCTAGGCTTTTTGAGGAATCGAAGCGCCTCATCACAACATCGTTACTAGAAGTCCCGCAGACTGTAGAGTTCTTCCAAGCCGTACTCATACTAAGCCTTTGGTCGACGACTATAGGCCAAGTTCCCTTGAGTATAGACAGCTGGCTACTCACAGGCTATGCGATTCAGCAAGCCCTCGCGAGCCCTCACTTCATGGACGTTATCCGCCCCGGCTCGTCTCAGCATAGCAGTGATTCGCTGGACGCTTGGTGTTTGTGGAATCACCTGTGTGTCGCCCATCTTCAGTAGGTCCCCAAGTGCCCTCTCACGGGATGCCTGCTGAATTCAGTACAGGTACTGCGTTGGAACTCGCAGACATTCACTTCTGACTCAAGCACAAGTTGACCAATGTGTTGATTTTGTCAAGTCGAATGAAGTTAACAACTACGAGGCGAGGATGGGAGCAGAAGTTCAGCTCTACTGGATTATCTACAACAAATGTGGAATTGCTCAGGTTGACCTTGCTGGAACTAAACTCGCTCTACAAGCATGGCAACAGGATTGGATGGTCCTCTTCCGTAAGTCTATTCTCGAAGTATTTGAATATTAATGTTGACATGATCCAGACGAGCCTAGATCCCAGTTTCTACAAATGGGCTTCCACTTCGCCCACCTACTGGCTCATTGCCAGTCTCTCAAATCACCCAAATCAGTTATGCACAGTTCCGTTCTCAAAGAAATGATCAAGCATTCAAAAATAATCATAAATCTCGCCATAGACACAACCGACGATCGGACTCGCCATTTAACGGATCACATATATCACATCCTCAGCTTTTCTGCACTAACTCTGTGTCGAATCGTCCACACATACGAGTCCAAACTGCGAGCAACTAATTATGACACTACCGAGCTGGATAATATAGTATTCAAGCTTATAAACTGGTTCAAGACCATTGGGTTGCCTTGTCATGCTGCCCATATTCTAGGCGATATTGTCCATGCACAGTTCCAAAAGCTTCGACCAGATTTCCAACCCTCAACGCCTCTTGTTTCCGGAGCATTATCTGAGAATCCTGGTGCTTATTATAATTCCGAAGAGTTATTGTTACCACCAGATCTCTCTTTCTTGTATCCGAATTTTATAGGTTCAGAGATGTTTGATGCAGACGGCGGGTTAGAGTCTTGGCCAGAATGGGCCCAGGTTCATTCAGATACAGACGCGTCTGTCTAGTAATATTTAGAAAATAACATGAAGCCCTTGAGTACTGGTATTTACTTCACCGAGAGAAATCGTAAATTGTCAATGCACTAAGATGGTCGTGTAACAGGCAGCAGCCAACAAGTGACACACGGATATTTTCCGCTCCGTTCCGCGATCAATTTCTGCTCATTGAATCCATCATGATTGTCACTCTCCCCTTCCAACACATTGCAACATTACCACAAAAATGGACCGACTAGCACCAGAGATTGTATCCAATATCATTAAACACCTTGTACCAGATGAGTACTTCTCGCCAGCTAAATTCTTCGACGAAACTAGACCTCCCATCCACAGTCTCGCACCTTTAGCAGCACTATCTCGCCGATGGCAACCTCTGATTGAAGAAGCCTCATTCCGTCACCTCAAATTGAACTCAGAATCTGTCTTGTATGCCATCGATAACAACATTCTCACACCCAGGCGTCTTTCATATCTCCGCCGGCTTGATTACTCGTTTTCACCCCCAGATGAAGAACATCCTCCAACGACAAGGGCTGAGATTGACACGGGTTTTGTGCCTCTTTTCCGGCTGCTCGCTCAAATACCTTTGCAAGACGAGCCACTAGTAGACTTTAACGTTACCATGCCCTGGGCTCCAAGTGGCCCCAGTTATCTCAGTAAACTGGAAGATCACGTCGAGGACAACTTTGATGTGTTGAAAGCAAGTCTCCCGGAAGTGCCCATGATACGAAGTTTCTACTTCTGCCGCGGGTTTGATCGCTTCTTCTACTCCCCGCGCTCTTTTTGCCTGATAGTGGGTACGATGTCGCGTCTGGGATCGCTTACTCTGCGCCTGATGTCTCAGAGAGGACCAGAGAATGTGTTGAAGGAGAGAAATGGTAAGTTCAACTCAAGTCTACTTCAGACGATGGTAATTTCTCACAACAAGACTCGTTAGAACTCGCACGATCGTTGAATGGCTTGCCTTCGTCGATCCATCAGTTCGACCTCGACTACTATGTTAATCCACGCTTGCTATTGGATGCCATGTCCTTGGCGCCGACAGAAGAAGACATTTTGAGCCGAGAACTATGTAAATTCTCGCAAAGAGAGGGCCTGAAAGATTTCTCTTTTACAGGGAGCATTGAGCCTACTATTCTCTGGCCATCCGAGTCAGAAACAGCTGAAAAGCCTCACTGGCCAAGCCTTAAAGCTTTCGAACTCACACCATCAGACATATCACCCTCAGGGAAGCGGCTTGTAGTCCGCAACGTATGGCGATCACCAGATAGCTGGCATCCTATGTATCCCGTAGACGACGTGGCGAATGAATATTTTGCGGCGGCTGCGCGATGTGTATCACGAATGCCCAAGGCGGAATATCTCTCTGTAGAGCTGAAAGACTCGTGGTCCACGACTCTCGTTTTCTGTACCGGATACCCCAATGACCCTGACGAGCCGATTTTGAGACTCTCGGGAGGAGGGGGAGCTAAGATCTCTGAGGAGACTGAGAAGGAATGGCGGAAGACGGCGGAAATTCATAACTTGAAGTTTTCCATGgaagttgacgaggaggagaacCAAGGAATTGATAATGAAAGCTAGACGTGGCTGGAGACCGAAAGCAAACAGTCGCAAGGTTAACTAAATCTGTTGAGTATTGCTGTATTTCAAACCTTCTACCCAGACCGATCATACTATAGCATCGCCAACGAAGCTTTAAATCTCACTCCTAGTCTCGTCTGAAGCAACTTGAAACTTTTCCTCGACACCAGCATCACCATTGTCAAAGAGTCGGTACAGCAACTTCCAGACCAGAATAACAACAGCGGCAGCAATAGCACAGCCAGCAGCAATACTCAGTCCGCGAGTATACCGAGGTGCATCTAGTTACAGTTAGCCTAGACCTTGTGAAAAATGGAGTTTATGTATGTATACCTTGGGTTCTGAAGAGTTGGTTACCGGGAAAGTTGGCAAGCTGGATACTCATCACATAAGCAGCCAGCGCAACAGGTCTCTTGTAATCCTGCATCTTGGTTGTGAGCCATGCAGCACTGATGGCTTGGACACAGCCCATTCCCATCTGTGTCCAGACTACTCCACCGTACAAAGTCCACTTCGATACACCATTTGGTGCAAGGGCTAACCAAAGGAGACCAGCAGCTCCCCAGAGATAGCCGAGGGCAATGTGGAACCCACGCTCGCGGAAGTGATCACTGCTGAATGCCAAAGTGACTGACCAAATCAAGGCACAGACACTACCAACGGAGTTGAGACCATTGGCTTGAAGGGAGGTGAAGCCCAATgacttgatgatggagggtgCGTATGTGTTCATCGGAGAGATCATGACCATGGAGAGAAGGCCAGCGACGAGATGACCGTATAATCTCCAGTCAGTGAAAGTATCGACAATATGTGACAGTAGAGCTGGTTGGCCGTATCGAAGGGCTTTGGTAGGGTCGTTACGGATGACGCgggtgacgatgatggaggcTTCACGCTCGGTGAAGATGTTGAATGATCTGCCAAAGAAGGACTTAGGCTTCGCGGCGTTGTGGGGGAAGTATAGGTATGCGAGGACTCCGAGGAAGCAGGTCAAAACACCCTCTACGTTTCGTTAGCACTAGCCTTGCATACAGAGTTTGGGACTTACCAATAAGGAACAGCCATTGCCATCCATGAAGACCACCTCTTCCGCGAAGTGAAAGAAGACCAATAGACAAAGGCCCACCAAGAGCACCAGCAAAGCTGTTGGAAGCCCAGAAGATAGCATATCGTAGAGCAAGCTCTTGGTTCGTATAGTATCGTGAGATGTAAAGAGCAAAACCAGGGATGTAACCACCCTCCAGAGCACCAATGAAGAACCGAGCAGCACATAAACCGTGTGcattcttcaagaagatttGGGACCAAGTAGCAATACCCCAGAGGAACATGGTGATGGGAAGGAATCTCTCAGGCCCCATATACTTGCTGATCATGTTGAAGGGCAACTCTGTAACGATGAAGCCAACTGTGAAGAGAGTCTGGGCTAAGTTGATGTCTGAGTTATCGATGTTGATATCCGTTCGAAGCGTGTCGGTCAGGGCATTGCCGATGTTGGTGCGGTCGAATTGGAGGaagcagaaacaaagaaCGATAAAgggcaagatgaagaagtcaaCCTTGAGTAACGCTCTCCTGGTTTCCCCAGACTCAATTGTAAGGGTAGGATCATAGCCCGGAACATGAATGGCTTCGTCCTGAATaacatcgccatcatgtTCCGAAGCCTTAGACTGCACCGGGTGACTCTTTTCAGAAAAGGAACTCATTGTAACGAGAAGTTAACTGGCAAATCCAAACTCTTGTGGTTTCTAACATCATGGTATCGAACAATGCTACAGTCTATATACTACCTCCCTGCCAAAGCAATAATGATGTCCTGATAAGCGATGTGCCCAGATCTgtatggtgttgaagatacCATGGCGACGATAATGGCGTGCTGCATTGGGTTAACCTATTGGAGGACTTGATAAGATGAGATGGCGCCGGCGGTGATAAGGAGGGACCATCGGATCGTTATCAACCGGCGGCATCCCGACGGCATCCCGCAGGCGTACCGCCGGGATGCCGTAGGGTTGATGTTTTCGCAATATCACGCCAATATTCATCTCAAGATATCATTTCATGAGAAGAGGATTATCTACAAGTATGAGGAAAAGTCCAGAGCGTTGATATTGTCTTCAGATCGAATAAGCTATCGACCAAGACAATTTCTCAATAGGTCTTGAGACCACCACAAAGCCAGACAAACCATCACCAAAAACACAAGAAATTTCAAGCTCTGGTCATGGAACAAAACACACTAAAAAGACGTGGCGTCGGCCTCACAGGTGTCGACAAGGATAAGTCCTTCGGGGGCTACACCCTGTTTTGCCCCTTGACGAGCGACACAGCTCACCTGGTCGACATTGACGGCAAAGAAGTCCACTCTTGGAAACTCCCAGGCAGAATAGGTCGTCATGCTAGAATTCTACCCAACGGAAATTTTGCTGTCAACACTCTTCGAACAACTGAGCTCACGACCAAAGATGGAGGCCCATTCccctttcctttctttaaCAAATATGGTGGAGGTGTCATGAGTGAGCTTGATCCTGATGGCAAAGTGGTTCGTCAGTTCACGGATGATTTGGGTCATCATGATCAGTATCACTACGGTGATGGCCGCTTTCTGTATACGGGTCTTGAGGCCCTGTCTCCGGAGGACTCAGCGAAAGTTATTGGCGGTGTCCCGGGCAGCGAGATCGATGGCATCACTTACGCCGACACCATCAAtgaagttgacgagaagGGCAATCTAGTCTGGCAATGGAAAGTCTCAGAGCGTCTCTCACGAGAAGAATACCCGCTCCAAGCTCACTACACAAGAGAGCATTACCCACTCATCAAC encodes the following:
- a CDS encoding AP180 family protein; its protein translation is MSSSFEKSVKGATKIKNAPPKTKYIEHILVATHSGEAGVGEVFRALTYRLRDSTWTVVFKSLITVHLMIREGSPDVTLAFLSTHRNVLAISSFTDAQIQGRNIRHYAHYLAERARAYEKTKTDWVRASESRLEKLSVEKGLLRETEIVQSQIEALLKCDVMENEPENEITITVFRLLVLDLLALFQVLNQGLISILGHFFEMSKVDAERAMAIYRKFTKQTDYVVQYLSVARQHEHHTRVEVPKLKHAPVNLGRQLEEYLHDPDFEVHRRQYLAEQDVKKIGGGSSSKQGGLSKKKSTDFPEPASNNPFPKITTSSSGNRAPESKPQANKGPDPDLIDFFDSIEQNQTPMSMNPQPQQQAFQQQPTGMPFQQNGFTAQPTGFASNSPFQQPQQTGFMQPQQSQMQQPQIQLQPDFTGAGFGGFTPQQQAFQPSSLAPIPQDTMASFPNAAPQIQQPVQNGSPQGLQPMQTGSTNPFRQSMLMAQQTGLPSSATPALNRQSTNPFARTSPQQNTSPFAQASNSPFQSPSPQQPALQPTPTGTNPFARNSTMPAPNQEQRPQTAGAALAPQSTGTTNPFRNGAFVNHNTGMGWQANQQPIGGGLDQLPTVPVFPRPAQQTPWQQ
- a CDS encoding related to nicotinamide mononucleotide permease produces the protein MSSFSEKSHPVQSKASEHDGDVIQDEAIHVPGYDPTLTIESGETRRALLKVDFFILPFIVLCFCFLQFDRTNIGNALTDTLRTDINIDNSDINLAQTLFTVGFIVTELPFNMISKYMGPERFLPITMFLWGIATWSQIFLKNAHGLCAARFFIGALEGGYIPGFALYISRYYTNQELALRYAIFWASNSFAGALGGPLSIGLLSLRGRGGLHGWQWLFLIEGVLTCFLGVLAYLYFPHNAAKPKSFFGRSFNIFTEREASIIVTRVIRNDPTKALRYGQPALLSHIVDTFTDWRLYGHLVAGLLSMVMISPMNTYAPSIIKSLGFTSLQANGLNSVGSVCALIWSVTLAFSSDHFRERGFHIALGYLWGAAGLLWLALAPNGVSKWTLYGGVVWTQMGMGCVQAISAAWLTTKMQDYKRPVALAAYVMSIQLANFPGNQLFRTQDAPRYTRGLSIAAGCAIAAAVVILVWKLLYRLFDNGDAGVEEKFQVASDETRSEI